Proteins encoded together in one Anopheles darlingi chromosome 3, idAnoDarlMG_H_01, whole genome shotgun sequence window:
- the LOC125957968 gene encoding phospholipid-transporting ATPase ABCA3-like, which translates to MATSNWEKFVLLLWKNWILQKRHYIQTLFEVLIPVLCCSILLLVRGLVDPEYVDKNTVFRPLETDRLPSFANVSKQPIYTLAYSPRNDVLEQIVLQAVDSLNANDPLARLTHISYPDAQTMEAALVESSYLAGVEFDDSLASLVTGDRLPDAINFALRFPGELRRDENQFSNWVTNLLVVPFSPRLRNPDDNDGGSPSYYEEGFLAIQGAISRALIRRQVGGIELPTVQIQRYSYPPYYDDAILEALQQLLALIIIISFLYTFVNTVKYITIEKETQLKEAMKIMGLSNWLHWSAWFVKCLILLTIASSLITLLLCVPFSSAAIFENSSWTLVWLFFFVYSISTICFAFMISVFFSKANTAAGIAGLLWFVSQLPFNVSQQNYDDMGTGAKIGMSLLSNSGMSLAMFLTVRLEATAVGLRWSNLFEPVTIDDGFNVGLVLIMLLVDAAIYMLIALYVEQVMPGQYGVAQPWYFPFTKEFWIRNRAPSRDTLIHAYGTDQSGSSSRYIEQDPIGYAGVEIKQLRKVYKGNKAAVDGLNLRMYENQISVLLGHNGAGKTTTMSMLTGVYSPTSGTALINGYDIRTDIDGVRSSLGLCPQHNVLFHEMTVEEHLKFFSRLKGVPHSGVADEIDRYLKLLELTDKRNAQSHTLSGGMKRKLAVGMALCGGSKVVLLDEPTSGMDPSARRALWNLLQREKQNRTMLLSTHFMDEADVLGDRIAIMAEGKLKAVGSPFFLKKSFGVGYRLICVKDSVRCDKERLLGILRRYIPDVTIDTDIGSELSFILKEDYLDVFQRLLEDIEQQMTSCGITSYGISLTTMEEVFLKAGSDSFDETGNHTTNGSVIETTNREYSLDNLQLLTGKELYKNQIWAQILKKYLSTIRAWKQLLMMFLIPIFFVAITFIITRSISAGVDLPSLDITMDSYQKAITVLEHSSGETARVEAYQRMFEVRQAELINTDEDMTEYIVRKSKEDISTVNTQYFVGATITSGLPYIGWFNNKAFHTAPLALSLLFNAILQSGCPQCEITVVNKPLPYRLETRLKKLNTGLNTGFQLAFNTGFAMAFVAALYIMFYIKERTSRAKLLQFVSGTNVTLFWCLAFLWDYVLFVLNSLVYIATVAIFQEDGWSTFEELGRAFLLLLFFGFASLPVTYLFSFIFNVSATGFVRMMFVNVLSGAIFFTTVNILKFDGIDLNDVAEGLEWVFMFFPNFVLSHGLNNLNQASSTISFCTRTCEQLFGKCSEEQLCQFDLRCCDLSLFSFGKLGIIRNLLFCLLIGCVSFALLFGLEYGVVQRLFRRKQSAPMSSTKPDHPEAISDMDSDVLEEKRRIQNLSRSGIDGHNLLLRDVSKYYGNFQAVNKLSIGINHSECFGLLGINGAGKTTTFKMMTGDEEISSGDGWVRGINLRTDMNRVHRQIGYCPQFDALLEDLTGRETLRIFALLRGVRSEEIKNVSYILAEELNFTKHLDKRTKAYSGGNKRKLSTALALMGNPSVVYLDEPTTGMDPGAKRQFWDVICKVRSTGKSIVLTSHSMEECEALCTRLAIMVNGEFKCLGSTQHLKNKFSKGFLLTVKVTRSTAEAQQKRVTGVKDFVTNRFAGAILKEEYEDSLSFHIPVTDLKWSQMFGLMESHKQELEIDDYALGQTSLEQVFLFFTKYQRVTDD; encoded by the exons atggcgacgagcaACTGGGAGAAGTTTGTGCTTCTCCTGTGGAAGAACTGGATCCTGCAGAAGCGACACTACATCCAGACCCTGTTCGAGGTGCTGATAccggtgctgtgctgctcgATACTGTTGCTCGTCCGGGGACTGGTCGACCCGGAATATGTCGACAAAAATACCGTCTTTCGACCACTGGAAACCGATCGGTTGCCCAGCTTTGCGAATGTTTCGAAGCAACCGATTTACACGCTGGCCTACTCCCCACGTAACGATGTGCTGGAACAGATTGTCCTGCAGGCAGTGGATTCACTGAACGCAAACGATCCCCTGGCACGGTTAACTCACATCTCGTACCCGGACGCACAAACCATGGAAGCAGCACTGGTTGAATCGTCCTATCTGGCCGGTGTGGAGTTTGACGATAGCTTAGCCAGTCTGGTGACCGGTGACCGCCTACCGGATGCTATTAACTTTGCCCTTCGCTTTCCGGGAGAGTTACGGCGTGATGAAAATCAATTCTCGAACTGGGTAACGAACCTGCTGGTCGTACCGTTCTCGCCGCGACTTCGCAACcctgatgataatgatggtggaTCACCGAGTTACTACGAGGAGGGTTTCCTCGCCATACAGGGCGCTATATCACGGGCGCTCATCAGACGGCAGGTCGGCGGTATCGAGCTACCGACGGTACAGATACAGCGCTACTCCTATCCACCTTACTATGACGATGCGATCCTCGAAGCactccagcagctgctcgccctcatcatcatcatctcgttcCTGTATACGTTCGTCAATACGGTCAAGTACATTACGATTGAGAAGGAAACTCAGCTAAAGGAAGCGATGAAAATTATGGGACTCTCGAACTGGCTCCACTGGTCCGCGTGGTTCGTCAAGTGTCTTATCTTGCTAACCATCGCATCTTCCCTGATAACGCTGCTGCTATGC GTTCCGTTCAGCAGTGCGGCCATCTTCGAGAACTCCAGCTGGACGCTGGTTTGGCTATTTTTCTTCGTCTACAGCATCTCGACGATCTGCTTCGCCTTCATGATCAGTGTGTTCTTTAGCAAAGCGAACACGGCGGCCGGTATCGCCGGTTTGCTGTGGTTCGTTTCACAGCTTCCGTTTAACGTAAGCCAACAGAACTACGACGATATGGGCACGGGTGCCAAGATTGGAATGTCGCTGCTCTCCAACTCGGGCATGTCGTTGGCCATGTTTTTAACGGTGAGACTGGAAGCTACCGCTGTTGGCCTGCGATGGTCGAACCTATTCGAACCCGTGACCATCGATGATGGTTTCAACGTGGGACTGGTGCTTATCATGCTACTGGTTGATGCAGCTATCTACATGCTGATCGCTTTGTACGTGGAACAGGTGATGCCAGGACAGTACGGTGTAGCCCAACCATGGTACTTCCCTTTTACGAAAGAGTTTTGGATTCGGAACCGTGCTCCATCGAGGGATACGCTCATTCACGCGTACGGTACAGACCAATCCGGCTCTAGCTCACGCTACATCGAGCAGGATCCGATCGGTTACGCCGGAGTAGAGATCAAGCAGCTGCGCAAAGTGTATAAAGGCAATAAGGCCGCCGTCGATGGTTTGAATCTACGGATGTATGAGAACCAGATCTCGGTGCTACTCGGACACAATGGTGCAGGCAAAACGACGACCATGTCGATGTTGACGGGCGTTTATTCACCAACGTCCGGTACGGCGCTCATCAATGGATACGACATTCGTACCGACATTGATGGTGTCCGTTCATCGCTTGGACTCTGTCCGCAGCATAACGTTCTCTTTCACGAGATGACCGTCGAGGAGCATTTGAAGTTCTTCTCGCGGCTCAAAGGTGTTCCGCATAGTGGAGTCGCCGATGAGATCGATCGGTATCTGAAACTGCTCGAGCTCACCGACAAACGAAATGCACAATCGCACACCCTATCCGGTGGTATGAAGCGTAAACTTGCCGTTGGAATGGCCCTCTGTGGTGGTTCGAAGGTAGTGCTGCTCGATGAACCGACCTCCGGTATGGATCCATCGGCACGGCGTGCACTGTGGAACTTGCTGCAACGCGAGAAACAGAACCGGACGATGCTACTGTCGACCCATTTCATGGATGAAGCGGATGTGCTCGGTGATCGTATCGCGATCATGGCCGAGGGTAAACTGAAAGCCGTCGGATCGCCCTTCTTCTTGAAGAAATCGTTCGGCGTTGGTTATCGGTTGATCTGTGTGAAGGATTCGGTGCGATGTGATAAGGAGCGTTTGCTGGGTATTCTACGGCGTTACATACCGGATGTTACGATTGATACGGATATTGGATCGGAACTATCGTTCATCCTGAAGGAAGACTATCTAGATGTGTTCCAGCGATTACTGGAAGacatcgagcagcagatgaCTAGCTGTGGCATCACGAGCTACGGTATCTCTCTGACCACGATGGAGGAAGTTTTCTTGAA AGCTGGTAGTGATAGCTTCGATGAAACCGGCAACCACACCACTAATGGATCCGTTATTGAGACCACGAATCGGGAAT ACTCCCTGGATAACCTGCAGCTACTGACGGGCAAGGAGCTGTACAAGAACCAGATATGGGCACAGATTCTCAAAAAGTATCTTTCGACCATTCGCGCCTGGAagcagctgctgatgatgttccTTATACCGATCTTCTTTGTGGCCATCACGTTCATCATCACTCGAAGCATATCGGCCGGAGTGGACCTTCCTTCGCTTGACATTACGATGGACTCGTACCAAAAGGCAATAACCGTGCTGGAACATTCAAGTGGTGAAACGGCACGAGTTGAGGCATATCAGAGGATGTTTGAAGTGCGTCAAGCCGAACTCATAAATACCGACGAAGATATGACGGAATACATCGTGCGCAAGTCCAAGGAAGACATATCTACCGTCAACACGCAGTACTTTGTTGGTGCTACCATTACCAGCGGGCTACCGTACATTGGATGGTTCAACAATAAGGCCTTCCACACGGCACCACTAGCTCTGAGTCTTCTCTTCAACGCTATTCTGCAGTCGGGCTGCCCCCAGTGTGAGATCACCGTCGTCAACAAGCCGTTGCCTTATCGTCTGGAGACTCGGCTCAAGAAGCTGAACACAGGCCTGAACACGGGCTTCCAGCTAGCGTTCAACACTGGCTTTGCGATGGCATTCGTGGCTGCCCTGTACATCATGTTCTACATCAAGGAGCGAACATCGCGCGCCAAATTGCTGCAGTTTGTCAGTGGCACTAACGTCACTCTGTTCTGGTGTCTGGCTTTCCTGTGGGACTACGTGCTGTTCGTATTGAACAGCTTGGTGTACATCGCCACCGTGGCCATCTTCCAGGAGGATGGTTGGTCAACGTTTGAGGAGCTTGGACGTGcttttctgctgttgctgttcttcGGCTTCGCATCGCTACCAGTAACCTATCTGTTCTCCTtcattttcaacgtatcggctACCGGGTTCGTTCGGATGATGTTCGTCAATGTGCTGTCTGGTGCGATATTCTTCACAACGGTCAACATCCTGAAGTTTGATGGTATTGATCTGAACGATGTGGCCGAAGGACTCGAGTGGGTCTTTATGTTTTTCCCCAACTTTGTGCTCAGCCATGGGTTGAATAATCTCAACCAGGCCTCGAGCACGATCTCGTTCTGTACGCGCACCTGCGAACAGCTCTTTGGCAAGTGCAGCGAGGAGCAACTGTGCCAGTTCGATCTCCGCTGCTGTGATCTGAGCTTGTTTTCCTTCGGTAAACTCGGCATCATCCGTAACCTTCTCTTCTGTCTGCTCATCGGATGCGTCAGCTTTGCGCTACTGTTCGGCTTGGAGTATGGCGTGGTCCAGCGGTTATTCCGCAGGAAACAATCTGCACCAATGAGTTCGACCAAGCCGGATCACCCTGAAGCCATCTCGGACATGGATTCGGATGTACTGGAGGAGAAGCGCCGTATACAGAATCTCAGCCGTTCGGGCATCGATGGCCAtaatctgctgctgcgtgatgTGAGCAAGTACTATGGCAACTTCCAGGCCGTCAACAAGCTATCGATCGGCATAAACCACTCGGAGTGCTTCGGATTGCTCGGTATCAATGGAGCCGGTAAGACGACAACGTTTAAGATGATGACCGGTGACGAGGAGATCTCATCTGGAGATGGTTGGGTGCGTGGAATCAATCTGCGCACGGACATGAACCGGGTACACCGACAAATCGGTTACTGTCCACAGTTTGATGCACTACTCGAGGATCTTACGGGTCGAGAAACGTTGCGAATTTTTGCGCTACTGCGTGGAGTGCGCAGCGAGGAAATCAAAAACGTCTCCTACATTCTGGCCGAAGAGCTGAACTTCACTAAGCACCTGGACAAACGCACCAAGGCGTACAGTGGCGGTAACAAGCGGAAGCTTAGCACAGCTCTCGCACTGATGGGCAACCCATCGGTGGTTTATCTCGATGAACCGACGACCGGTATGGATCCGGGAGCGAAGCGTCAATTCTGGGACGTTATCTGCAAAGTGCGTAGCACAGGCAAATCGATCGTGCTGACCTCGCACAGTATGGAGGAGTGTGAGGCCCTCTGCACCCGGCTGGCCATCATGGTGAACGGAGAGTTTAAGTGTCTCGGTTCGACGCAACATCTGAAGAACAAATTCTCCAAAGGATTCCTGCTGACGGTGAAGGTAACACGCAGCACGGCGGAAGCGCAACAAAAGCGAGTCACAGGAGTCAAGGACTTTGTCACGAATCGGTTCGCTGGTGCCATCTTGAA AGAGGAGTATGAGGATTCACTTAGCTTCCACATCCCCGTGACGGATCTGAAGTGGTCCCAGATGTTCGGGCTGATGGAGAGCCACAAACAGGAGCTAGAAATCGACGACTACGCGCTCGGTCAGACCTCGCTCGAGCAGGTGTTCctatttttcaccaaatatCAGCGCGTTACTGATGATTAG